Proteins encoded in a region of the Sphingopyxis sp. OAS728 genome:
- a CDS encoding DUF2958 domain-containing protein, which translates to MSLLPHSLAFALHANGLTGRIHAAQGGRFDPWPVLKLINPVGAATWIATELAEDGDTLFGLADLGFGCPELGCFSLREIKTVRLPFGLAIERDADFDPLAPLSVWTETAQRLGSIARAEAALRRGKSDRLLPEPDRRPEPGEGGEGS; encoded by the coding sequence ATGAGCCTGCTTCCCCACAGCCTCGCCTTCGCGCTCCACGCCAACGGCTTGACGGGCCGCATCCACGCCGCGCAGGGTGGGCGCTTCGACCCATGGCCCGTCCTTAAATTGATCAATCCGGTGGGCGCGGCGACTTGGATCGCGACCGAACTCGCCGAGGACGGCGACACGCTGTTCGGCCTCGCCGACCTTGGCTTCGGATGCCCCGAACTCGGCTGCTTTTCACTGCGCGAAATCAAGACGGTGCGGCTGCCTTTCGGCCTTGCCATCGAGCGCGATGCGGACTTCGACCCGCTCGCGCCGCTCTCGGTCTGGACCGAGACCGCGCAGCGGCTCGGCTCGATTGCGCGCGCCGAAGCGGCGCTCAGGCGCGGCAAATCCGACCGGCTTCTGCCCGAACCCGACCGTCGCCCCGAGCCGGGCGAGGGAGGCGAGGGCAGCTGA